One region of Acropora muricata isolate sample 2 chromosome 13, ASM3666990v1, whole genome shotgun sequence genomic DNA includes:
- the LOC136896105 gene encoding uncharacterized protein, whose amino-acid sequence MSSTSLLVALLLVVGTFSMRLEGVEKNNNLIAGIEQLYEVVKMMTQESGQLNYQGRVIAYQARGGMHGLQWVYDGTAWDVKSGIRVKDEHHKSKQGAIAHAVKKLIDALKAKGLVS is encoded by the exons ATGTCCTCTACTTCATTACTTGTCGCTCTTTTGCTGGTTGTAGGGACTTTCTCCATGCGTCTTGAAG GAGTAGAGAAGAATAATAACCTCATTGCGGGTATAGAACAATTGTATGAGGTTGTGAAGATGATGACACAAGAGTCAGGACAG CTGAATTACCAGGGTCGTGTGATCGCTTACCAGGCAAGAGGCGGAATGCACGGTTTGCAATGGGTATACGATGGTACGGCCTGGGATGTCAAGAGTGGAATACGTGTGAAAGACGAACACCACAAAAGCAAGCAGGGAGCAATTGCACACGCTGTCAAGAAACTTATCGATGCGCTTAAAGCCAAGGGTCTTGTTTCTTGA
- the LOC136896104 gene encoding uncharacterized protein, whose product MSSTSLLVALLLVVGTFSMRLEGVEKNNNIIAGIEQLYEVVKMITQESGQGSDSGKTVHLKEGAVTSIRIEVAADGGRTIKNYFIHVTRLSFSNASLSAVELSAVSDLYSKFAANVAR is encoded by the exons ATGTCCTCTACTTCATTACTTGTCGCTCTTTTGCTGGTTGTAGGGACTTTCTCCATGCGTCTTGAAG GAGTAGAGAAGAATAATAACATCATTGCGGGTATAGAACAATTGTATGAGGTTGTGAAGATGATAACACAAGAATCTGGACAG GGAAGTGACTCCGGAAAAACTGTTCATTTGAAGGAGGGAGCAGTAACATCCATAAGAATAGAAGTTGCAGCGGATGGTGGAAGAACAATCAAGAATTATTTCATTCATGTCACTCGACTTTCTTTCAGTAACGCCTCGCTTTCTGCTGTTGAACTCTCTGCAGTTTCAGATCTTTACTCAAAGTTTGCCGCTAATGTCGCCAGATGA
- the LOC136896733 gene encoding death domain-containing ATP nucleosidase-like: MAMCERRKSNTDEQRDKKGPPELQFTVKKLSDLEVLSKSWAEVGLPIDILLTTVDKYGFLCCFHYLREVFKSFQLAIGHVYFGEMGKSNSKKLQIALIQCCEGGGHPGGAGIMVPKAVEILRPKAVFCVGSCAALHRDKTRLGDVVVAAKLTTYAQRRETADRVVPSGYSIPASKSISKLIPCAAYGWKPPLKYPGVEHEEVKVHSNGEILSGPEEIASVSRRDELVQLYPNAIAVEMDGDGVFAAAHDLKTEWTVIKGISRFADCNDVADDWLEFASAMAASVVNNILSEPYVFADWPNYPDSSGNNKKVRS, from the exons ATGGCGATGTGCGAACGTAGGAAAAGCAACACAGATGAACAAAGGGATAAAAAAGGCCCACCAGAGCTTCAATTCACCGTCAAAAAGCTGAGTGACCTTGAAGTTCTTTCTAAGAGCTGGGCGGAAGTTGGGCTACCGATTGATATTCTGCTAACGACGGTAGACAAGTATGGATTCTTATGCTGCTTTCACTACTTGCGAGAAGTCTTTAAAAGCTTCCAATTAGCCATTGGCCACGTATACTTTGGCGAAATGGGCAAAAGCAACAGCAAAAAGCTTCAAATAGCGTTGATCCAGTGTTGTGAAGGCGGAGGTCATCCTGGCGGTGCAGGAATTATGGTTCCAAAAGCAGTTGAAATATTACGACCCAAAGCTGTGTTTTGTGTGGGTTCTTGTGCCGCCCTTCACCGTGACAAAACTAGACTGGGCGACGTAGTAGTTGCAGCTAAGTTAACCACATACGCACAGCGGCGGGAGACTGCTGATAGGGTGGTGCCCTCTGGCTATTCAATACCAGCAAGTAAGAGTATTTCGAAACTAATTCCGTGTGCTGCCTATGGTTGGAAACCGCCATTGAAATACCCGGGAGTTGAACATGAAGAAGTGAAAGTGCACAGCAACGGCGAGATTTTGAGCGGACCAGAAGAAATAGCGTCAGTGTCCAGACGTGACGAGCTTGTTCAATTATATCCGAACGCCATCGCAGTTGAAATGGACGGGGATG GCGTTTTCGCCGCTGCACACGATCTGAAAACGGAGTGGACTGTAATAAAAGGCATATCGCGGTTTGCAGATTGCAATGATGTAGCTGATGACTGGCTTGAATTTGCCAGTGCAATGGCAGCATCTGTTGTCAACAATATTCTAAGTGAGCCGTATGTATTTGCGGATTGGCCAAATTACCCTGACAGCAGTGGCAACAATAAAAAGGTACGGTCATGA